CATAGAGTAGTTGTGTTACAGAGCCGACAGTGACTTACGTAAAGTGTACAAGtgatcgtaaataataaatcgttTAAGTTAATCTCCAAATGGTGGTACTTGAAGACGGAGCTATGATGACTACTAATCCTAATCAGTATCTGCAACCAGATTATTTAACACCGCTTCCATCCTctgtaagtatttaattattatttttttaataaaaaaaataaaataataatttattttaacaatgtattatttctttataaatattaatttattgtttcttttgttACAGTTGGACTCGAAGAAAAGCCCTCTCGCGCTTTTAGCGCAAACCTGTAGCCAGATCGGTGCAGACACATTGCCGACCAAGCCGCTCTTGCCGCcgcttgacaaaaaaaaatcagtgaaTAGTGTTAACAGTGATGCAATTAGTCGTTCTTCACCTAGTGCGAGTAAACAGGATAAACCACGTTCAACGCCAGAAAGCAAACATTTAGCTTTCAAACCATATGAAACTAATGTCGTTACGAAAAAACCCGAGGAATCGCGTCCACCATCAAAAGCAAGTTCTGACAGTTCGGAAGACAAAAAATCCGGAAAAAGTACGCCAGGAAGAAAATCAACTCCACCAACAACAGAAATTGGAAAGAGCAGTCCTTCTAATGAGCACAAGTCTTCTCCTGCTGCATCGTCTGGTACCAGTCCTATTATTCGTTCCGGATTAGAAGTTTTAGGACACGGAAAAGATCATCTAggagcatttaaaaatatacccgGATTATCTGGATTTAATCCACTTGCTGGTCTTTGCTGCCCACCTGGAATGGAACAACACGCAAATCCTGCATTTCGACCACCTTATGCTGGAGCGCCATTGAGCGCTCACCATGCTGCTATGCTGGCAGCAGCAGCTGGCTTCCCAGGATCTTCACCAAACCCTTATCTTGGATATGCTAGAGTTAAAACACCGGCGGGCGGAGAAACATTGGTTCCAGTATGCAAAGACCCATATTGCACCGGCTGCCAATTCTCAGTCAATAATCATCACCTTTTAATGAGCAACGGTGCTTGTCCTGCTGGTTGTACGCAATGTGAACATCAAAAGTACAATTTAGCTATGGCTATGGCTTTATCGCAACAAGGAGCCGCCGGTAATATTCCTTACCCGCAGCTGAGCCGCCCCTATGTTTGTAACTGGATCGTAGGGGACTCCTACTGTGGAAAACGTTTTGGAAATTCAGAAGAACTCCTGCAACATTTAAGAAGTCACACAACGGACGGATCAACGCCAACTTCGTCTGCAGTTTCACAGGCGTCGCTTTTGAATCCATTAAATCCTTTATTCACAACTGCTGGCCTTCGCAGCGCATATCCGTCGGCACCTCTGAGCCCTCTGTCTGCGAGCAGATACCACCCATATTCAAAAGCTCTACCTGCAAGCCTTGGCACATCACCGTACGGTGCCTTTAATCCAGCTTTGGGGCCCTTCTATTCACCTTATGCCATGTATGGTCAGAGGCTCGGAGCCGCTGCAGTGCATCAGTAATCTAGTGTAGTGAGGATTATGACTGACATTGTTAATGTTTGTAATGTCCAATTTTCTTCTGTGATATCATGATAGACTAATCGATGTTGTAAGGCGTGACCCGCCATGACAAATTTAGTGAATAGTGCAAtcttaaatagataataatttaagttatctTTCCGACGGACTTTGTATCTACGCTGGTGATGTAGggattatataaagattatgtACAGCCAAATGatttgtgtataataataataatatctatgtttaatattaaatgaaaaattcaaatacaatatcTTTATGAAAATTAcacagtttttaatttatttttctacaacATTTTAACGACGAACATAATTTACATCTATCAATTTTTATTGAtgcattaaaatgataaatgtaaaattaaatataactttcacatcgataaatcataaataacacCGAGAAAGTGCCATAAGAGCTCACATAAAGTAAATTACACATAACTCTTGATTCATTTTAATTCTGGCACGGAGCAGTAAGCCGATACGATTGATTGATTAATGTACATCTAACATACACATTAGTGCCGTCAATCAACAGAAACGTAGCGTGATAAAACGAGACTGCAATCACGCGAATACTAGCTCAGCTACCGCCCACGTGAAGCGAACAGAAAAAGTCtaacacaacaattttatttcattgaaaaacCATAAAAAGACGAAGTAGGTACATGCGAGACTGGCTGTCATTAATAACAAAGCCGTGAGCTGTCAGTTttgttaatgttgtttttaataaatgctatTTTGATTAGGCCCATGTCATGTTGGAAATTCAACTGTCAAAAACATAATTGGTCGCACGAAAAAGCTGAGAGACAGGTGATAGAGTAGTTTAAAACAGAGTctgaattacaattaataataaaaacattactgtttttttttaagattttaattttcgaccttattttattaacgattaatattttatcgacgAAAAAAGtggtattgaaaaaatattaattattagtaataaaatattggtgtttgaaatataaagtcatatttttttaacaattttatttgttttattttgtatcattaaaaagaagtttattaaatgaagCATTTTAagagcaaatatattttaaaaattgaggTCTTTCACtatcgtattaataatattatttttattacgttgcgtgttttgatttatatattattttattattggctCAATATTATGACAATCGATCATAAAGGCTATAAAATTAACAAGTTAACAATTAGATAACTTGGCACGACTTTGACATAGTTCGAACTTTATTGTTTCGTACAACGTTCAGAATTCGATAcaactaacgccatctagtaaGAGACGCCGGAACTATAGATGTGAGTTACTTGTTCactgaagtaaaaaaataattaagttattacgataacatttttattcatctaATTAAGATTGAATTGAgattaaacattaacatttttgtttcatacatatatttataataaaatataaaaagcatttaaaacactttatttaatttttttcattcaaattgatattttcaaagatcataatattattgtaataagtaAAGTCCATGTCATATTTCAATCaagtttaagaaaataataataaaaatagtacctTCAAACTGCTAAATTAAATCTTGTTTTCATATTCTTAAGGATCATCCATAAAAACGAGTACATTACAAGCGATAATTTCATTTGCTGAGCTCTGAATCCACTCATTAAAATGTTCAAAGACGAAATAATTATTCACATTATTAATTcagataataatgtttattataataattctgcCAGCGAGGAAATATATTCAATCTCTCACGATGTGATAACCATTGACAGATGAGCACCAACGATTGATGAGATACGTCAGTGTAATCTGTGCAACGAAATAACCAATTAAGATTAGCATAAACATAAGGTGAAGTAAATTAACATATCAGAGTATAAATTATGCATGCGGGGCATTATAGACCCGCACGGCGAATTAGAGGGTTATCCCACCCTTCATCGAACTATTGTCGAATCGTGTTTCTGTTGATATGTAAATTGATTTCTACCTGAATATTAGTATGTtccatgaataatataatagtgttatgtttgatattttaaatgcagAACGGTTCAACCTTTTATAGTCATATTAGGGTTATTTAAAACCTGTGTGAGCGTATTGTAACCCTCAAATGAAGTGAGCGGCCTTTTATACCGAATCAACTAGTGGACAGGATGTTCAACAATGCGTGATGGAATCGGTGAATGATGGAGATTTGTGATAAATGCGTTTCGCTGTAGAATATTAAAGTCGGCTATTGTTAGGTGTCGCTTGTTACTATACAATAGGGTTGTCGAATGAAACACAATTTCGAGTCAAACTTCATTTATGGCTTATGAAGTTTCTTGGTATACaatattgtgttataaattgatttttttttcagaaggCTACCGCGACTCctgtttaattttgaatatataaatgttatgaagCGTATAGTATATATTCAATCTAGCTAGGTTGTGAACAGTCGAAACATTATGAactaaagagaaaaaatatgttaaattttagtCACTTTGTTATGTAtgcgttttattgtaaatttaaaggtCCGTTTACACTTTTTTGGCAGTTTACAACATGTCTAGGTAGAATTTTTACGATGACACATAACCTAATGTTGGCCATAGAAACTAGCAATTTGTCTGGCAATGTTAAGTAAATCGGATAAGAAAAATCTAACGAAAATAAGTAACCagaaataagttataaattaaaccgtatctaaaatttaaaaaaaaactacttacaatttcatacatatatattttcttaatctgATAAACAACAaaactcattttaaaaataatttaattataactatttataactaACCTTATTCACACTTCAACAACCACACgtcaaaaatgttttgattaaaattaagataaaaattgaaacttatttacaataacaGCAACCTTCAGAAGTATTTTCGACAGTAATTATCCTagcaacaaattataatatcaataaaaaattgaaagatttaagaataaattgatttgaaaatatatatgatattatatgatataatatatatgataatgaaaatatatatgatataaatatatatcgttaTTAAAACAACTTGATAAGGAAGTACTTCTACTACGGATTGCATGCAGGTTTTCTTACAACGTTTTTCTTTCCAAGCTCGAgatgatttaaacaaaaatcgaGCACATTGAGTCATTGCAGAAGTATAAAGTCAATTAGCGTCATTCGcgtcttaaaaaattaaaccacaATAAAACAGATGGTAAAGCAATCATCAAAGGGatattaaggaaaataataacttgaaataaaaattataaaacaatgttacCATAAATGAAATTATCCGAACAATAGTTCGTACAGGGAATAACCCTGAATTGACACAAAAAATTACATGAAAGTTAATGATATGTGACAATAGCTACGGAATCGATA
This DNA window, taken from Vanessa tameamea isolate UH-Manoa-2023 chromosome 7, ilVanTame1 primary haplotype, whole genome shotgun sequence, encodes the following:
- the LOC113400736 gene encoding zinc finger protein Noc, producing MVVLEDGAMMTTNPNQYLQPDYLTPLPSSLDSKKSPLALLAQTCSQIGADTLPTKPLLPPLDKKKSVNSVNSDAISRSSPSASKQDKPRSTPESKHLAFKPYETNVVTKKPEESRPPSKASSDSSEDKKSGKSTPGRKSTPPTTEIGKSSPSNEHKSSPAASSGTSPIIRSGLEVLGHGKDHLGAFKNIPGLSGFNPLAGLCCPPGMEQHANPAFRPPYAGAPLSAHHAAMLAAAAGFPGSSPNPYLGYARVKTPAGGETLVPVCKDPYCTGCQFSVNNHHLLMSNGACPAGCTQCEHQKYNLAMAMALSQQGAAGNIPYPQLSRPYVCNWIVGDSYCGKRFGNSEELLQHLRSHTTDGSTPTSSAVSQASLLNPLNPLFTTAGLRSAYPSAPLSPLSASRYHPYSKALPASLGTSPYGAFNPALGPFYSPYAMYGQRLGAAAVHQ